Proteins encoded together in one Urocitellus parryii isolate mUroPar1 chromosome 3, mUroPar1.hap1, whole genome shotgun sequence window:
- the Cfap73 gene encoding cilia- and flagella-associated protein 73, which yields MAVPWEDYFRLILQEKLSQKTPEENVDHFPPVLRLLEKRKELAAADRGLQAQREEFHTTMTALEQRWAELAQKEQQLKGSFVRFDKFLQDAEMRRGRALQRAAEERHRADRQGAEALRLRTQLQELRRERARLQRRLQRLEPCARLLERTLEKLPEFQEVPELVARFDTLADTQVALRLTERERLAELEATRAQLQRLRDSEQDQLLAQAQRRAELRERLESARERALEWESKWIQIQNTAAEKTLLLGRARMSALNLFQTVCQHLRQPPALDIEDTEGQLEQVKLFILDLSAMLTRHRQPEPVAATSQP from the exons GAAGACACCAGAGGAGAATGTGGACCACTTCCCACCCGTGCTGCGCCTcctggagaagaggaaagagctgGCAGCTGCAGACCGGGGTCTGCAAGCCCAGAGGGAG GAGTTCCACACCACGATGACAGCCCTGGAACAGCGCTGGGCAGAGCTGGCACAGAAAGAGCAGCAGCTCAAGGGGTCCTTTGTCCGCTTTGACAAGTTCCTGCAG GACGCCGAGATGCGGCGCGGCCGCGCGCTGCAACGGGCGGCGGAGGAGCGACACCGCGCGGACCGCCAGGGGGCGGAGGCGCTGCGGCTGCGGACTCAGCTCCAGGAGCTGCGGCGGGAGCGCGCGCGGCTGCAGCGCCGGCTACAGAGGCTGGAGCCGTGCGCGCGCCTGCTGGAGCGAACGCTGGAAAAGCTGCCCGAG TTCCAGGAGGTCCCAGAGCTGGTGGCTCGTTTCGACACCCTGGCAGACACGCAGGTGGCCCTGAGGCTCACGGAGCGAGAGCGGCTGGCGGAGCTGGAGGCGACGCGGGCGCAGCTGCAGCGGCTGCGGGACAGCGAGCAGGACCAGCTCCTCGCGCAGGCGCAGCGGCGAGCAGAGCTGCGGGAGCGACTGGAGTCCGCGCGGGAGCGCGCGCTGGAGTGG GAATCTAAGTGGATTCAGATCCAGAACACTGCAGCCGAGAAGACCCTGCTCCTGGGCCGCGCGAGGATGTCAGCGCTCAACCTGTTCCAGACAGTGTGCCAGCACCTGAGGCAGCCACCAGCCCTGGACATTGAAGACACTGAGGGGCAGCTGGAGCAG GTGAAGCTCTTCATCCTGGACCTCTCTGCCATGCTGACCAGACATCGCCAGCCTGAGCCTGTGGCcgccacctcccagccctga